One Streptomyces sp. RPA4-2 genomic window carries:
- a CDS encoding pyridoxal phosphate-dependent aminotransferase produces MTGMTSNGRRPLLNRRLTEFGTTIFAEMSALALSTDSINLGQGFPDTDGPEEIREAAVRALRDGRGNQYPPGPGVPELRTAIAVHQKHHYGLSYDPDREVLVTAGATEAIAASLLALVEPGDEVIALEPYYDSYAAGIAMAGGTRIPVTLRPHEGRFRLDLDELRDAVTDNTRLLLLNTPHNPTGTVLSREELGEIAKLAVERDLLVVTDEVYEHLVFDDAEHVPLASFPGMRERTVTIGSAGKTFSFTGWKVGWITSTPDLVTAVRSAKQFLTYVASGPFQYAVAEALALPDTYFEAFRTDLRAKRDVLAAGLTAAGFEVFRPAGTYFVTTDIRPLGESDGFAFCRALPERAGVVAIPNAVFYDHREEGAPFVRFAFCKRTEVLEEAARRLRSAR; encoded by the coding sequence ATGACCGGCATGACCTCCAACGGCCGCCGTCCGCTCCTCAACCGCCGCCTCACCGAGTTCGGCACCACGATCTTCGCCGAGATGTCGGCCCTGGCGCTCAGCACCGACTCGATCAACCTCGGCCAGGGCTTCCCCGACACGGACGGGCCCGAGGAGATCCGGGAAGCGGCCGTGCGGGCGCTGCGCGACGGACGCGGCAACCAGTACCCGCCGGGCCCCGGCGTGCCCGAGCTGCGGACGGCGATCGCCGTGCACCAGAAGCACCACTACGGCCTGTCGTACGACCCCGACCGCGAGGTGCTGGTCACGGCGGGCGCCACCGAGGCCATCGCCGCCAGTCTGCTGGCCCTGGTGGAGCCCGGCGACGAGGTCATCGCCCTGGAGCCGTACTACGACTCGTACGCGGCCGGTATCGCGATGGCGGGCGGCACCCGGATCCCGGTCACCCTGCGCCCGCACGAGGGCCGCTTCCGGCTGGACCTCGACGAACTGCGCGACGCGGTCACGGACAACACCCGGCTGCTGCTCCTCAACACCCCGCACAACCCCACCGGCACCGTCCTCTCCCGCGAGGAGCTCGGTGAGATCGCGAAGCTCGCCGTCGAGCGGGACCTGCTCGTCGTGACGGACGAGGTGTACGAGCACCTCGTGTTCGACGACGCCGAGCACGTGCCGCTGGCCTCCTTCCCCGGGATGCGGGAGCGGACCGTCACCATCGGCAGCGCGGGCAAGACCTTCTCCTTCACCGGCTGGAAGGTCGGCTGGATCACCTCCACGCCGGACCTCGTCACCGCCGTACGGTCGGCGAAGCAGTTCCTCACGTACGTGGCCTCGGGACCGTTCCAGTACGCGGTGGCCGAGGCGCTCGCGTTGCCGGACACGTACTTCGAGGCGTTCCGTACGGACCTGCGCGCCAAGCGGGACGTGCTGGCCGCCGGGCTCACGGCGGCGGGGTTCGAGGTCTTCCGGCCGGCCGGCACGTACTTCGTCACCACCGACATCCGCCCGCTCGGCGAGAGCGACGGCTTCGCCTTCTGCCGCGCGCTGCCGGAACGCGCCGGGGTCGTCGCCATCCCGAACGCGGTCTTCTACGACCACCGGGAGGAGGGCGCGCCCTTCGTGCGCTTCGCGTTCTGCAAGCGGACCGAGGTGCTGGAAGAGGCGGCCCGGCGGCTCCGGTCGGCCCGCTAG
- a CDS encoding DUF2617 family protein, giving the protein MLTTLNTAYTDTRAADLAWALGREPLPALATLDLELDGARLQLRLLGASHQVLLEEERGSCSETVACIAGSSTPLPLGVAKRVGDWEYEFAARVETLSCGSFAGRAQELLALVSDHPNGLVGVFPGSPHAFTALLAQRHEGQVHWRTWHAYPQDGQLVATRTRVGVRVTAEADLLSASGV; this is encoded by the coding sequence ATGCTCACGACCCTGAACACCGCCTACACCGACACGCGCGCGGCCGACCTCGCGTGGGCCCTGGGGCGCGAGCCGTTGCCCGCGCTCGCCACCCTCGACCTCGAACTCGACGGAGCGAGACTGCAGTTGCGGCTCCTCGGCGCGTCCCACCAGGTCCTCCTGGAGGAGGAGCGGGGCAGCTGTTCGGAGACCGTCGCATGCATCGCGGGCAGCAGCACGCCCCTTCCTCTCGGCGTCGCCAAGCGGGTCGGCGACTGGGAGTACGAGTTCGCGGCGCGCGTCGAGACGCTTTCGTGCGGCTCCTTCGCGGGGCGCGCCCAGGAACTGCTGGCCCTGGTCTCCGACCACCCCAACGGACTCGTCGGCGTCTTCCCCGGCAGCCCGCACGCCTTCACCGCCCTACTGGCGCAGCGCCACGAGGGCCAGGTCCACTGGCGTACGTGGCACGCGTACCCGCAGGACGGCCAGCTGGTGGCGACCCGGACGAGGGTGGGGGTGCGGGTGACGGCCGAGGCCGATCTGCTCAGCGCGTCCGGCGTGTGA
- a CDS encoding polyamine aminopropyltransferase, with product MIEPHAPAPPGAPPPWVVQGQARLPVRPGTGRFLVLAGVFVCAACGLVYELELVALASYLVGDSVTQASVVLSVMVFAMGVGSLAAKRLRLCAAAGFGAVEAALALVGGCSAMALYAVFAWTGGWGGVWAGGCRYLLAAFSLAIGLLIGAEVPLLMELIQRIRRQDPGGAVADLFAADYVGALVGGLAFPFLLLPQLGQLTGALLTGAVNALVGGALVLGLFRRDLSRRGRWLLLIANVVVLGLLAAAAVLVGDFEHAARQAVYGRDVRVALRTGVQEVVLTGGTHGRPLGLFLDGRLRAGGRDEHRYHEALVHPAMNGRRTRVLVLGGGDGLALREVLRYPDVRRVDVVDRDAGVVGLARRDPALSALNGHAFDDPRVHVFTADAFCWLRGDPPRYDVVISDLPDPGITASAKLYSQEFYGLTRRALADGGRLVVHAGPVSSRPRVFWTVEATVRAAGLRADPYRVAGRDSGSAAGPDRTAGAATAPRDWGFVLASARGTALRLDPRGPALRSLTPRSLAADARAARLTRIMGEVPSTLVHPRYSD from the coding sequence GTGATCGAACCGCACGCGCCTGCTCCCCCCGGCGCGCCGCCGCCCTGGGTCGTCCAGGGCCAGGCGCGGCTGCCCGTCCGTCCGGGCACCGGCCGGTTCCTCGTCCTCGCGGGCGTGTTCGTCTGTGCGGCCTGCGGACTCGTGTACGAACTCGAACTCGTCGCGCTCGCCTCCTATCTGGTCGGCGACTCGGTCACCCAGGCCTCGGTCGTGCTGTCCGTCATGGTCTTCGCCATGGGGGTCGGCTCCCTCGCCGCCAAGCGTCTGCGTCTCTGCGCGGCGGCCGGCTTCGGCGCGGTCGAGGCCGCGCTCGCGCTGGTCGGCGGATGCAGCGCGATGGCCCTGTACGCCGTGTTCGCGTGGACCGGCGGCTGGGGCGGCGTCTGGGCGGGCGGGTGCCGGTACCTGCTGGCCGCCTTCTCGCTCGCCATCGGCCTGCTGATCGGCGCCGAGGTGCCCCTCCTCATGGAGCTGATACAGCGCATCCGCCGCCAGGACCCGGGCGGGGCGGTGGCGGACCTCTTCGCCGCGGACTACGTCGGCGCCCTCGTCGGAGGCCTGGCCTTTCCCTTCCTGCTGCTGCCCCAGCTCGGGCAGCTGACCGGCGCACTGCTGACCGGGGCGGTGAACGCGCTGGTCGGCGGCGCCCTCGTCCTCGGCCTGTTCCGCCGGGACCTGAGCAGACGCGGGCGCTGGCTCCTGCTGATCGCCAATGTGGTGGTCCTCGGCCTGCTCGCCGCGGCCGCCGTACTCGTCGGCGACTTCGAACACGCGGCACGGCAGGCGGTGTACGGCAGGGACGTGCGGGTCGCCCTGCGGACCGGGGTACAGGAAGTGGTCCTCACCGGCGGCACGCACGGACGTCCGCTCGGCCTCTTCCTCGACGGACGCCTGCGGGCCGGCGGCCGTGACGAGCACCGCTACCACGAGGCCCTGGTGCACCCCGCGATGAACGGGCGCCGCACGCGCGTGCTCGTCCTCGGCGGCGGCGACGGACTCGCGCTCCGCGAGGTGCTGCGCTATCCGGACGTCCGCCGGGTCGACGTGGTCGACCGCGACGCCGGTGTGGTGGGGCTGGCACGCCGCGACCCGGCCCTGTCGGCGCTCAACGGCCACGCGTTCGACGACCCGCGGGTGCATGTGTTCACCGCCGACGCCTTCTGCTGGCTGCGCGGGGACCCGCCCCGGTACGACGTGGTGATCTCCGACCTGCCGGACCCCGGGATCACGGCGAGCGCGAAGCTGTACTCACAGGAGTTCTACGGGCTGACGCGCCGGGCGCTGGCCGACGGCGGGCGACTGGTGGTGCACGCCGGACCGGTCTCCTCACGCCCACGTGTCTTCTGGACCGTCGAGGCGACGGTACGGGCCGCCGGCCTGCGCGCCGACCCGTACCGGGTGGCCGGGCGCGACTCCGGTTCCGCGGCCGGACCCGACCGGACGGCGGGTGCGGCCACGGCCCCGCGCGACTGGGGGTTCGTCCTCGCGTCCGCCAGGGGGACGGCCCTGCGCCTGGACCCCCGCGGGCCCGCTCTGCGCTCGCTCACCCCGCGGTCCCTCGCGGCGGACGCACGGGCCGCGCGGCTCACCCGGATCATGGGAGAGGTGCCGTCCACGCTGGTGCATCCGCGCTACTCCGACTGA
- a CDS encoding SRPBCC family protein: MEHEVFVPVPAERLREALADPARVARAVPGLQQDAGTAPVSGRLRVRVGGHTITYRGAVRVVAQDDGAYAVEGDGAEARGTGTVKLALTLRLAPAEGGTTLVVTGTATADGRLGELAPAAVATAATRLLNRFAENLAAGTEDASAAGGGSGSEGEAGGEPGSEAEVEDGSEGGSEAGVESADGGGVTHSVFDAEVPPPSLDPHAGDDQEPAPTVPGPVDGEDSIAEAAHARRTMIGRSAEEVDHAPPRGRYAPVPAPEADGGRAVLRWAAPAAAVVVASAIVVTRALRKRR, translated from the coding sequence ATGGAGCATGAGGTGTTCGTTCCGGTTCCGGCCGAGCGGCTGAGGGAGGCGCTGGCCGATCCCGCGCGGGTGGCCCGGGCGGTACCCGGGCTCCAGCAGGACGCCGGCACCGCGCCCGTCTCCGGGCGACTGCGTGTCCGCGTCGGCGGCCACACCATCACCTATCGCGGGGCGGTGCGGGTGGTCGCCCAGGACGACGGTGCGTACGCCGTCGAGGGGGACGGCGCGGAGGCCCGTGGCACCGGGACCGTGAAACTCGCCCTCACCCTCCGTCTGGCGCCGGCCGAGGGCGGCACCACGCTCGTCGTCACGGGTACCGCCACGGCGGACGGGCGCCTGGGGGAACTCGCTCCGGCCGCGGTCGCCACGGCGGCGACCCGGCTGCTGAACCGGTTCGCGGAGAATCTGGCGGCCGGGACGGAGGACGCGTCCGCGGCCGGGGGTGGATCCGGTTCCGAGGGTGAGGCCGGGGGCGAGCCGGGTTCTGAGGCTGAGGTCGAGGACGGTTCCGAGGGTGGTTCCGAGGCCGGGGTCGAGTCCGCGGACGGGGGCGGCGTGACGCACTCCGTCTTCGACGCCGAGGTCCCGCCGCCGTCCCTCGACCCCCATGCCGGGGACGACCAGGAACCGGCTCCGACGGTTCCTGGCCCGGTCGACGGGGAGGACTCCATCGCCGAGGCGGCGCACGCGCGGCGGACGATGATCGGGCGCAGCGCGGAGGAGGTCGACCATGCGCCGCCGCGGGGGCGGTACGCGCCGGTGCCGGCGCCGGAGGCCGATGGGGGGCGTGCGGTGCTTCGTTGGGCGGCTCCTGCGGCGGCGGTCGTGGTGGCCTCGGCGATCGTCGTCACCCGAGCGTTGCGCAAGCGGCGCTGA
- a CDS encoding aldose 1-epimerase, with product MSNEDITLTAGDAEATVTPGNGGRVGSLKVGGVELLRQGEKFGCFPMTPWCGRIRDGRFLDGATVQQMPLNSPPHAIHGTARDGAWRTARADKREAVITYDLVAPWPHPGRVTQAFTLTEDALKVTMSVETYDSSFPAQIGWHPWFNRTLAGEGVQVGFTPAWQEERGADHLPTGRRVDPLPSPWDDCFGMPGGVDVTLTWPGRLELKVASREEWVVVYDEQEAAVCVEPQTGPPNGLNTHPRLVTPIEPLEASMTWSWRRL from the coding sequence GTGAGTAACGAAGACATCACGCTGACCGCGGGCGACGCGGAAGCGACCGTCACGCCGGGCAACGGCGGACGGGTCGGGAGTCTGAAGGTCGGCGGCGTGGAACTGCTGCGCCAGGGTGAGAAGTTCGGGTGCTTCCCGATGACCCCGTGGTGCGGCCGGATCCGCGACGGCCGCTTCCTGGACGGCGCGACCGTCCAGCAGATGCCCCTCAACTCCCCGCCCCACGCCATCCACGGCACCGCCCGCGACGGCGCCTGGCGCACCGCCCGCGCCGACAAGCGGGAGGCCGTCATCACGTACGACCTCGTCGCGCCCTGGCCGCACCCCGGCCGCGTCACCCAGGCGTTCACCCTGACCGAGGACGCCCTCAAGGTCACCATGTCCGTGGAGACGTACGACTCCTCCTTCCCCGCCCAGATCGGCTGGCACCCGTGGTTCAACCGGACCCTGGCGGGAGAGGGCGTCCAGGTCGGGTTCACCCCCGCCTGGCAGGAGGAGCGCGGCGCCGACCATCTGCCCACCGGCCGCCGCGTCGACCCCCTCCCCAGCCCCTGGGACGACTGCTTCGGCATGCCCGGCGGCGTCGACGTCACGCTCACCTGGCCCGGCCGGCTGGAGCTGAAGGTGGCCAGCCGGGAGGAGTGGGTCGTGGTGTACGACGAGCAGGAGGCGGCGGTGTGCGTGGAGCCGCAGACCGGTCCGCCGAACGGGCTGAACACCCACCCGCGCCTGGTCACCCCCATCGAGCCGCTGGAGGCGTCCATGACCTGGAGCTGGCGGCGCCTCTAA
- the pyrE gene encoding orotate phosphoribosyltransferase yields the protein MSDVRGALLQQIKDKAVVHGKVTLSSGLEADYYVDLRRVTLDGEAAPLVGQVLLDLTAGLDFEAVGGLTMGADPVAGAMMHAAAARGRKLDAFVVRKAAKAHGLQRRVEGPEIRGRRVLVVEDTSTTGGSPLAAVEAVREAGAEVVAVATIVDRATGAAEKIQAGAGVPYLFAFSKDELGLD from the coding sequence ATGAGTGACGTGCGCGGAGCGCTGCTGCAGCAGATCAAGGACAAGGCCGTGGTGCACGGCAAGGTGACCCTCTCCTCGGGTCTGGAAGCCGACTACTACGTGGACCTGCGCCGGGTCACGCTGGACGGCGAGGCCGCGCCGCTGGTCGGACAGGTGCTCCTCGACCTCACGGCCGGGCTGGACTTCGAGGCGGTGGGCGGCCTCACCATGGGCGCCGACCCCGTCGCCGGGGCCATGATGCACGCCGCCGCGGCCCGGGGCCGGAAGCTGGACGCCTTCGTCGTACGGAAGGCCGCCAAGGCGCACGGTCTGCAGCGCCGCGTGGAGGGCCCGGAGATCAGGGGGCGGCGGGTGCTCGTCGTCGAGGACACCTCGACCACCGGCGGCTCCCCGCTCGCCGCCGTCGAGGCGGTCCGGGAGGCCGGCGCCGAGGTCGTCGCGGTGGCGACGATCGTCGACCGCGCGACCGGCGCCGCCGAGAAGATCCAGGCCGGCGCCGGAGTGCCGTACCTCTTCGCCTTCTCCAAGGACGAGTTGGGCCTGGACTGA
- the fbaA gene encoding class II fructose-bisphosphate aldolase: MPIATPEVYAEMLDRAKAGKFAYPAINVTSSQTLHAALRGFAEAESDGIIQMSTGGAEFLGGQHKKDMVTGAVALAEFAYIVAAKYDITVALHTDHCPKDKLDTYVRPLLDISAERVARGENPLFQSHMWDGSAETLADNLAIGQELLAKAAAAKIILEVEITPTGGEEDGVSHEINDSLYTTVDDAIRTAEALGLGEKGRYLLAASFGNVHGVYKPGNVVLRPELLKELSDGVAAKFGTASPFDFVFHGGSGSSAEEIATALENGVVKMNLDTDTQYAFTRPVVDHMFRNYDGVLKVDGEVGSKKTYDPRTWGKLAEAGMAQRVTEACAALRSTGTRIK; encoded by the coding sequence ATGCCCATCGCAACCCCCGAGGTCTACGCCGAGATGCTCGACCGGGCGAAGGCAGGCAAGTTCGCCTACCCGGCCATCAACGTGACCTCCTCCCAGACCCTGCACGCTGCGCTGCGCGGCTTCGCGGAGGCGGAGAGCGACGGCATCATCCAGATGTCCACCGGTGGCGCGGAGTTCCTCGGCGGCCAGCACAAGAAGGACATGGTGACCGGCGCGGTCGCGCTCGCCGAGTTCGCGTACATCGTCGCCGCCAAGTACGACATCACGGTCGCGCTGCACACGGACCACTGCCCCAAGGACAAGCTGGACACCTACGTCCGGCCGCTGCTCGACATCTCCGCCGAGCGCGTCGCCCGGGGCGAGAACCCGCTGTTCCAGTCCCACATGTGGGACGGCTCCGCCGAGACCCTCGCCGACAACCTGGCCATCGGCCAGGAGCTGCTCGCGAAGGCCGCCGCCGCGAAGATCATCCTTGAGGTCGAGATCACCCCGACCGGTGGCGAGGAGGACGGTGTCTCGCACGAGATCAACGACTCCCTGTACACCACGGTCGACGACGCGATCCGCACCGCCGAGGCCCTCGGCCTGGGCGAGAAGGGCCGCTACCTGCTCGCCGCGTCCTTCGGCAACGTGCACGGCGTCTACAAGCCGGGCAACGTCGTCCTGCGCCCCGAGCTCCTGAAGGAGCTGAGCGACGGTGTCGCCGCCAAGTTCGGCACGGCGTCCCCGTTCGACTTCGTCTTCCACGGCGGCTCCGGCTCCTCGGCCGAGGAGATCGCCACCGCGCTGGAGAACGGCGTCGTGAAGATGAACCTCGACACCGACACCCAGTACGCGTTCACGCGTCCGGTCGTCGACCACATGTTCAGGAACTACGACGGCGTCCTGAAGGTCGACGGCGAGGTCGGCTCCAAGAAGACCTACGACCCGCGGACCTGGGGCAAGCTGGCCGAGGCCGGCATGGCCCAGCGGGTGACCGAGGCCTGCGCCGCGCTGCGCTCCACGGGCACGCGGATCAAGTAG
- a CDS encoding MFS transporter, which translates to MAVPPQESPAVRISSPAGRWILLTTVLGSSMAMLDSTVVNVALPRIGRDLDASLAALQWTVNAYMLTLAGLILLGGSLGDRFGRRKVFVLGVMWFASASLLCGLAPNAGVLIAARALQGIGGALLTPGSLALIQASFHPDDRAKAVGLWSGFGGIGGAVGPFLGGWLVDGPGWRWVFLLNIPLALVCVPVALRHVPESDGSTAVPGREKELAGGRPHRGFDVLGASLGAVALALVTYALIEATSGSVLVWVSAVLGVAAGVGFVHVERSRPDPMMPPDIFASRQFTAVNLVTLCVYAAFGGFFFLTALQLQVVAGYSPLQAGTALLPTTALMLLFSARSGELAQRIGPRIPLTVGPLLCAVAMLLMLRVGKDAVYVSDVLPALLVMGAGMVTLVAPLTATVLASVDTGRAGLASGINNAAARVGGLLAVAALPVLVGMGPEAYRSADAFDSAFRRAMPLCAGVLVVGAVLAFATVRRPAPDCRRPQCRTHGCVTTPPLEPQRAAAPGRLPS; encoded by the coding sequence ATGGCTGTGCCCCCGCAGGAATCACCGGCCGTACGGATCTCCTCGCCCGCGGGCAGGTGGATCCTGCTGACCACCGTGCTCGGCTCCAGCATGGCCATGCTGGACTCGACGGTCGTCAACGTCGCGCTGCCGCGGATCGGCCGTGACCTGGACGCGAGTCTGGCCGCCCTGCAGTGGACCGTGAACGCGTACATGCTGACGCTGGCCGGGCTGATCCTGCTGGGCGGCTCGCTCGGGGACCGTTTCGGGCGCCGCAAGGTGTTCGTCCTCGGTGTCATGTGGTTCGCCTCCGCCTCGCTGCTGTGCGGGCTCGCGCCGAACGCGGGCGTGCTGATCGCGGCCCGCGCCCTGCAGGGCATCGGCGGGGCGCTGCTGACCCCGGGTTCCCTCGCGCTCATCCAGGCCTCCTTCCATCCCGACGACCGCGCGAAGGCCGTCGGCCTGTGGTCGGGCTTCGGCGGCATCGGCGGGGCGGTCGGCCCGTTCCTGGGCGGCTGGCTGGTGGACGGCCCCGGCTGGCGCTGGGTCTTCCTGCTGAACATCCCGCTGGCGCTGGTGTGCGTGCCCGTGGCCCTGCGGCACGTCCCGGAGTCCGACGGGAGCACCGCCGTGCCCGGCCGGGAGAAGGAGCTCGCGGGCGGCCGGCCGCACCGCGGCTTCGACGTGCTCGGCGCGTCCCTCGGCGCGGTGGCGCTCGCGCTGGTGACGTACGCCCTGATCGAGGCCACCAGCGGGTCCGTGCTCGTCTGGGTGTCGGCGGTCCTGGGTGTGGCCGCCGGGGTGGGCTTCGTGCACGTCGAGCGGAGCCGGCCCGATCCGATGATGCCGCCGGACATCTTCGCGTCGCGGCAGTTCACGGCCGTCAACCTCGTCACCCTGTGCGTGTACGCGGCGTTCGGGGGCTTCTTCTTCCTGACCGCGCTCCAGCTCCAGGTCGTGGCCGGCTACTCGCCCCTGCAGGCGGGGACGGCGCTGCTGCCCACCACCGCGCTGATGCTGCTGTTCTCCGCCCGCTCCGGCGAGCTGGCGCAGCGCATCGGGCCGCGCATCCCGCTCACGGTGGGCCCGCTGCTGTGCGCGGTGGCGATGCTGCTGATGCTGCGGGTGGGCAAGGACGCCGTGTACGTCAGCGACGTGCTGCCCGCCCTCCTGGTGATGGGCGCGGGCATGGTGACGCTCGTCGCGCCGCTGACCGCGACCGTCCTCGCCTCCGTGGACACCGGGCGGGCGGGCCTGGCCAGCGGCATCAACAACGCGGCGGCCCGGGTCGGCGGTCTCCTCGCCGTCGCGGCGCTGCCGGTGCTGGTCGGTATGGGCCCGGAGGCGTACCGCTCGGCGGACGCCTTCGACTCCGCGTTCCGGCGCGCGATGCCGCTGTGCGCGGGCGTGCTCGTGGTGGGGGCGGTGCTGGCCTTCGCGACCGTCCGCCGGCCCGCGCCCGACTGCCGCCGCCCGCAGTGCCGTACGCACGGCTGTGTGACGACGCCCCCGCTGGAGCCGCAGCGCGCGGCGGCCCCTGGACGGCTTCCGTCCTGA
- a CDS encoding DUF3151 domain-containing protein, translating to MTIHENLLGGPPPTYLPDDPEPRELLANGTPSADVAAKYPTSSLAWAQLADEAYERGSVVESYAYARTGYHRGLDSLRRSGWKGHGPVPWEHEPNRGFLRALNGLARAAQAIGEKEEYERCSQFLKDSSPTAAQTLG from the coding sequence ATGACGATTCACGAGAACCTCCTCGGGGGACCGCCCCCGACCTACCTGCCCGACGACCCGGAGCCGCGCGAGCTCCTCGCGAACGGCACGCCGTCCGCCGACGTCGCCGCCAAGTACCCGACGTCCTCGCTCGCCTGGGCCCAGCTGGCCGACGAGGCGTACGAGCGGGGCAGTGTCGTCGAGTCGTACGCGTACGCCCGTACGGGATACCACCGCGGCCTGGACTCCCTGCGGCGCAGCGGCTGGAAGGGCCACGGCCCGGTGCCGTGGGAGCACGAGCCGAACCGCGGATTCCTGCGCGCCCTGAACGGCCTCGCCCGCGCCGCGCAGGCGATCGGCGAGAAGGAGGAGTACGAGCGCTGCAGCCAGTTCCTGAAGGACTCCTCGCCGACGGCGGCGCAGACGCTGGGTTAG
- a CDS encoding tryptophan 2,3-dioxygenase family protein, with product MSSQPAGPAVAQAPETPHLDFHGTTPYEDYVQADVLTHLQHIRSDDPGEMVFLVTTQVMELWFTVIVHEWETAAQALREDRLPVAVAALKRSLRELEALNASWRPLAQLTPAQFNSYRSALGEGSGFQSAMYRRMEFLLGEKSASMLVPHRGAPRVHAELEKALHEPSLYDEVLRLLARRGHAVPAAVLERDVSLRYEPSPQVEAVWTALYSGDEENDLARLGEALTDVAELVWRWRNDHLVATRRAMGAKTGTGGSAGVAWLEKRAQKNVFPELWTARSHV from the coding sequence ATGTCGTCCCAGCCGGCCGGGCCCGCGGTGGCCCAGGCGCCCGAGACCCCGCATCTCGACTTCCACGGCACCACGCCGTACGAGGACTACGTCCAGGCGGACGTCCTCACCCACTTGCAGCACATCCGCTCCGACGACCCCGGGGAGATGGTCTTCCTGGTGACCACCCAGGTCATGGAGCTGTGGTTCACGGTCATCGTGCACGAGTGGGAGACCGCGGCGCAGGCGCTGCGCGAGGACCGGCTGCCCGTCGCCGTGGCGGCCCTCAAGCGGTCCCTGCGGGAGCTGGAGGCGCTGAACGCGTCCTGGCGGCCCCTCGCGCAGCTCACGCCGGCGCAGTTCAACTCGTACCGCTCCGCCCTCGGCGAGGGCTCCGGATTCCAGTCCGCGATGTACCGGCGGATGGAGTTCCTGCTCGGTGAGAAGTCCGCGTCCATGCTGGTCCCGCACCGGGGCGCGCCGCGGGTGCACGCCGAGTTGGAGAAGGCGCTGCACGAGCCGAGCCTGTACGACGAGGTGCTGCGGCTGCTCGCGCGGCGCGGGCACGCGGTCCCGGCCGCCGTGCTGGAGCGGGACGTGTCGCTGCGGTACGAGCCCTCGCCGCAGGTGGAGGCGGTGTGGACCGCGCTCTACTCGGGGGACGAGGAGAACGACCTGGCCCGGCTCGGGGAGGCGCTGACGGACGTCGCGGAGCTGGTGTGGCGATGGCGCAACGACCATCTCGTCGCGACGCGCCGCGCGATGGGCGCGAAGACGGGCACGGGCGGCTCCGCCGGGGTGGCCTGGCTGGAGAAGCGGGCGCAGAAGAACGTGTTCCCCGAGCTGTGGACGGCGCGCAGCCATGTCTGA
- the kynU gene encoding kynureninase yields MSESYAGKAAALDAADELAGLRDRFVLDDVVYLDGNSLGALSVDVPGRVDDVVRRQWGELRIRSWEESGWWTAPERIGDRIAPLVGAAPGQIVVGDSTSVNVFKALVGAVRLAGAGRDEIVVDATTFPSDGYIAASAARLTGCELRPVEPSAVPDAVGPRTAAVLLNHVDYRTGRLHDLPALTSAIHDAGALAVWDLCHSAGALPVGLDAHGVDLAVGCTYKYLNGGPGSPAYLYVRAGLQDRFDSPLPGWNSHTNPFDMSAEFIPAPGAARGRVGTPDILSMLALEAALEVWDGVSVDAVRAKSLALGDFFLECVEAYVPGGRVESVTPSVHAERGSQVSLRCADAGDVMKRLIDRGVVGDFRRPDILRFGLTPLYVGFADVERAARVLGETVG; encoded by the coding sequence ATGTCTGAGTCGTACGCCGGGAAGGCGGCGGCGCTGGACGCCGCGGACGAACTCGCCGGGCTGCGGGACCGGTTCGTGCTGGACGACGTGGTGTACCTGGACGGGAACTCGCTCGGCGCGCTGTCGGTGGACGTCCCCGGCCGGGTCGACGACGTCGTCCGCAGGCAGTGGGGCGAGCTGCGGATCCGGTCCTGGGAGGAGAGCGGCTGGTGGACGGCGCCGGAGCGGATCGGCGACCGTATCGCGCCGCTGGTCGGCGCCGCTCCCGGTCAGATCGTGGTCGGTGACTCGACGAGCGTGAACGTCTTCAAGGCGCTGGTGGGGGCCGTGCGGCTGGCCGGTGCCGGGCGGGACGAGATCGTCGTCGACGCGACGACGTTCCCGTCGGACGGTTACATCGCCGCTTCGGCGGCGCGGCTGACGGGCTGTGAGCTGCGCCCGGTGGAGCCGTCGGCGGTGCCGGACGCGGTGGGGCCCCGTACGGCGGCGGTGCTGCTGAACCACGTCGACTACCGCACCGGCCGGCTGCACGACCTGCCGGCCCTGACGTCCGCGATCCACGACGCGGGCGCCCTGGCGGTCTGGGACCTCTGCCACAGCGCGGGGGCCCTGCCCGTGGGTCTGGACGCCCACGGGGTCGACCTGGCGGTCGGCTGCACCTACAAGTACCTGAACGGGGGGCCGGGTTCGCCCGCGTACCTCTACGTCCGCGCCGGCCTGCAGGATCGTTTCGACTCCCCGTTGCCCGGCTGGAACTCGCACACGAACCCGTTCGACATGAGCGCGGAGTTCATACCCGCGCCGGGCGCTGCGCGGGGCCGGGTCGGTACGCCGGACATCCTCTCCATGCTGGCCCTGGAGGCGGCGCTGGAGGTGTGGGACGGGGTGTCGGTCGACGCGGTCCGGGCCAAGTCGCTCGCGCTGGGCGACTTCTTCCTGGAGTGCGTCGAGGCGTACGTTCCCGGAGGCCGCGTGGAGTCCGTGACGCCGTCGGTCCACGCCGAACGCGGCAGCCAGGTCTCCCTGCGGTGCGCGGACGCGGGAGACGTGATGAAGCGTCTCATCGACCGCGGTGTGGTCGGCGACTTCCGCCGTCCGGACATCCTGCGCTTCGGCCTCACCCCGCTGTACGTGGGTTTCGCCGACGTGGAGCGGGCGGCGCGGGTGCTGGGGGAGACGGTGGGCTAG